One genomic region from Saccharomyces cerevisiae S288C chromosome XI, complete sequence encodes:
- the BET3 gene encoding TRAPP complex core subunit BET3 (Core component of transport protein particle (TRAPP) complexes I-III; TRAPP complexes are related multimeric guanine nucleotide-exchange factors for the GTPase Ypt1, regulating ER-Golgi traffic (TRAPPI), intra-Golgi traffic (TRAPPII), endosome-Golgi traffic (TRAPPII and III) and autophagy (TRAPPIII); hydrophilic homodimeric protein that acts in conjunction with SNARE proteins in targeting and fusion of ER to Golgi transport vesicles) — MVSTTQSRSLKAMGEEIWKNKTEKINTELFTLTYGSIVAQLCQDYERDFNKVNDHLYSMGYNIGCRLIEDFLARTALPRCENLVKTSEVLSKCAFKIFLNITPNITNWSHNKDTFSLILDENPLADFVELPMDAMKSLWYSNILCGVLKGSLEMVQLDCDVWFVSDILRGDSQTEIKVKLNRILKDEIPIGED; from the coding sequence ATGGTTTCTACCACGCAATCGAGGTCTTTGAAGGCCATGGGAGAAGAGATCtggaaaaataaaacagaaaaaattaatacaGAATTATTTACGCTAACATATGGGTCCATAGTGGCACAATTGTGCCAAGATTATGAACGGGACTTTAACAAAGTGAATGATCATTTGTATAGCATGGGATATAATATTGGGTGTAGACTTATTGAGGATTTCTTGGCTAGAACGGCATTGCCACGCTGTGAGAATTTAGTGAAGACAAGCGAAGTACTAAGTAAGTGTgcattcaaaatatttttaaacaTCACACCCAACATAACGAACTGGTCGCATAACAAGGAtactttttcattgattttGGATGAAAACCCATTGGCTGACTTTGTGGAGTTACCCATGGACGCTATGAAATCGCTCTGGTATTCCAATATATTGTGTGGTGTTTTGAAAGGGTCACTTGAAATGGTGCAGCTGGATTGTGATGTCTGGTTTGTGTCGGATATCTTGAGAGGAGACTCTCAGACGGAGATCAAGGTTAAGTTAAATAGAATTTTAAAAGACGAAATACCGATCGGCGAAGATTAG